In a single window of the Sandaracinaceae bacterium genome:
- a CDS encoding transposase, whose amino-acid sequence MTTPGKQAKTTPTVTAARRRTYDHRLRLAIAASGDATLFHDIDIPPSTRRSWTTRPVPTVVALHAEDRELVELQVALARVEVANAKLRAVVRLLLALVAVLGGRIADRPVPAAEDKARLLAAVRKTESVLGRGAALRVLGLTPQRMREWKHRALECRLQDTPSCPRRTPQQLTITERWTIREYVTDLALRHLSIASLSLLALRRGHAIASASTWCREVRRQGLRRPRKRVHPRRPKVGVRATAPNEIWHIDASKIRLVDGTVVWVHVVIDNYTRKILAWTMGGTCKADATNELLHQAVRCVRDHAGVVTVVTDGGSENIAVEDEDFAGLLRRVRAQVDVTYSNSLIESFWAQLKHRWLYLHDLDTEATLRKLIAAFVEDHNALIPRAVLGGRTPDEVFLGLHRELPVQLVEARRAAGVDRVQVNRALTSCGGCDGPEHPTPRGEVVDG is encoded by the coding sequence ATGACGACGCCTGGGAAGCAGGCCAAGACGACGCCCACCGTGACTGCCGCCCGCCGCCGCACCTATGACCACCGCCTCCGGCTCGCCATCGCGGCGTCCGGGGACGCGACGCTCTTCCACGACATCGATATTCCCCCGTCGACACGCCGGTCTTGGACGACGCGTCCGGTCCCGACGGTCGTGGCCTTGCACGCCGAGGACCGGGAACTGGTGGAGCTTCAGGTCGCGCTCGCCCGTGTGGAAGTCGCAAACGCAAAGCTGCGCGCCGTGGTTAGGCTGCTGCTCGCGCTGGTTGCGGTCCTCGGCGGGCGCATTGCGGACCGCCCGGTGCCCGCCGCGGAAGACAAGGCCCGGCTGCTCGCCGCAGTTCGGAAGACCGAGAGCGTACTGGGGAGAGGTGCCGCACTCCGCGTCCTGGGGCTCACCCCACAACGCATGCGCGAGTGGAAGCATCGGGCTCTCGAGTGCCGGCTCCAAGATACCCCCTCCTGTCCGAGGAGGACCCCGCAGCAGCTCACGATCACGGAGCGTTGGACCATCCGAGAGTACGTCACCGATCTCGCGCTTCGGCACCTCTCGATCGCGTCGCTTTCGCTGCTCGCGCTGCGCCGTGGTCACGCTATCGCGTCCGCTTCGACGTGGTGTCGCGAGGTCCGCCGCCAAGGGCTCCGTCGGCCTCGCAAACGTGTGCATCCGCGCCGCCCGAAGGTCGGCGTGCGGGCGACCGCTCCCAACGAGATTTGGCACATCGATGCCAGCAAGATCCGACTCGTCGACGGCACCGTCGTCTGGGTCCATGTCGTCATCGACAACTACACCCGCAAGATCCTCGCCTGGACCATGGGCGGAACCTGCAAGGCGGACGCTACCAACGAGCTGCTCCACCAGGCCGTCCGGTGCGTTCGTGACCATGCAGGCGTCGTCACCGTCGTGACGGACGGGGGGTCGGAAAACATCGCCGTCGAGGATGAGGACTTCGCGGGCTTGCTCCGCCGCGTGCGCGCCCAGGTCGATGTCACGTACTCGAACTCGCTGATCGAGTCGTTCTGGGCCCAGCTCAAGCACCGGTGGTTGTACCTCCACGACCTCGATACAGAGGCGACGCTGAGGAAGCTCATCGCGGCCTTCGTGGAGGACCACAACGCGTTGATCCCTCGAGCCGTCCTCGGTGGCCGCACCCCCGATGAGGTCTTCCTTGGACTTCATCGGGAGCTCCCCGTCCAACTCGTGGAGGCTCGTCGTGCGGCCGGTGTAGACCGCGTCCAAGTCAATCGAGCCCTCACGAGCTGCGGAGGTTGTGACGGCCCTGAGCACCCGACTCCGAGAGGGGAGGTGGTCGACGGCTGA